The DNA region CAGCCAAAAACCCCCCACGTCGTGAAAGTTGACAACCAAGATCGACTCTCTAACAGACTGAGAATTACCCAACACTATTGATTCACACACCCCATCTCCCAATTCTCTATTACCTACCAACGAGTGGGTGGCTACAATTTTagagaaaaattaattaataagccTTTTATATGCAAAGTGTATTAAGTTTGTGTCAGCACTGACATATGccttaatatatatacatatatacccTCAAAGCTCATCAACTCTCGCTCCATAACCAACCGTTCTGCCCCATTACCTTTCAGTTTCATCTTCCACACTCTCTACCCCCTCTGCTCCCTAATGGCTCTCGAGGTCGCTGCCAAGGCCGCTGCCGGCGCACCTGATCTCCTCGGCGACTGTACGTTCACATTTCTCTCTATTTTCCCTCGATTTCCTTCCtagattttgatcaaattttgCTAATTTGGTAAAATTTCGTTTCTGACAGGCCCTTTCTGCCAAAGGGTTACTCTaaccttggaggagaagaaaGTACCCTACAAGCTGCACCTCATCAATCTCAGCGACAAACCCAAATGGTATTTCTTTGTGTTTTGGATTTTTGAGCCAGAAACAACGTGCAGGCAGAGATGGAAAATGctggatttttttgttttaatggaTTTAATGTGTTTTGGTTGGTGATTTGTAGGTTTACGGAAGTGAATCCAGAGGGGAAGGTGCCTGTGGTGAAGTTTGATGACAAATGGGTGCCTGATTCCGATGTGATTGTTGGGATCATTGAGGAAAAATACCCTGAGCCTTCTCTCAAAACCCCTCCTGAATTTGCTTCTGTgtatgatctctctctctctctctctctctcgttagTGGGAAACTGCTGTTGGAAGCACTTATGATTATAAGCGTTTTTTCTAGAAGTGCCTTTAGTATAACCAAGTTCATAGTTTTATTAAAAATCCAAATACAGCCTGAGAATCACTTGGAAGTGCTTCCAGAAGCAGTCCCAAACGGGCCTTTATTTgttgtttatatttttgtaaCTGTAGGCTCCTTGATCCGTTTCTCTTAATTTGATTTGGTTAATGTTTGTTGGCCTGGTAAACATCTGAGTACTAACGTTATAGGGAATTCATATTTACATTTCTCTCTTTTTCGTACGGGTTGTCAAGcaaataatttatattaaaatgGCCCGTTGTATTGTGATCATGGTTTGCTAAACTTGAATTTTTGAGGATATCTTTATTGCTTAATATTTCGGGATCTTTTTGTTGTGCTTGCAGGGGATCAAAGATATTGGGATCATTTGTGACATTTCTGAAGAGCAAGGATCCCGGTGACGGATCAGAACAGGCTTTGCTTACCGAACTGAAGGCATTAGATGAGC from Malus domestica chromosome 01, GDT2T_hap1 includes:
- the DHAR gene encoding glutathione S-transferase DHAR2-like; amino-acid sequence: MALEVAAKAAAGAPDLLGDCPFCQRVTLTLEEKKVPYKLHLINLSDKPKWFTEVNPEGKVPVVKFDDKWVPDSDVIVGIIEEKYPEPSLKTPPEFASVGSKILGSFVTFLKSKDPGDGSEQALLTELKALDEHLKAHGPYIAGEKVTAADLSLAPKLYHLKVALGHFKKWTVPADLAHYHKYTELLFSRESFVKTAPADEKYVIAGWEPKVNP